The Carassius carassius chromosome 37, fCarCar2.1, whole genome shotgun sequence genomic sequence gagtgagtgagtgagtgagtgcgcatgagtgagtgagtgagtgagtgagtgagtgagtgcgcatgagtgagtgagtgagtgagtgagcatgagtgagtgagtgtgtgcgcatgagtgagtgagtgagtgagtgagtgtgtgcgcatgagtgagtgagtgagtgagtgagtgtgtgcgcatgagtgagtgagtgagtgagtgagtgagtgtgtgtgtgtgcgcatgagtgagtgagtgagtgagtgagtgagtgtgtgtgtgtgcgtatgagtgagtgagtgagtgagtgagtgagtgtgtgcgcgagtgagtgagtgagtgtgtgcgcatgagtgagtgagtgagtgagtgagtgagtgagtgagtgcgcatgagtgagtgagtgagtgagtgagtgagtgagtgagtgagtgagtgagtgagtgagtgcgcatgagtgagtgagtgagtgagtgagtgagtgtgtgcgcatgagtgagtgagtgagtgagtgagtgtgtgcgcatgagtgagtgagtgagtgagtgtgtgcgcgagtgagtgagtgagtgagtgtgtgcgcgagtgagtgagtgagtgagtgtgtgcgcgagtgagtgagtgagtgagtgtgtgcgcgagtgagtgagtgagtgagtgtgtgcgcgagtgagtgagtgagtgagtgagtgtgtgcgcatgagtgagtgagtgagtgagtgtgtgcgcatgagtgagtgagtgagtgagtgtgtgcgcatgagtgagtgagtgagtgtgtgtgtgtgcgagtgagtgagtgagtgagtgtgtgcgcgagtgagtgagtgagtgagtgtgtgcgcatgagtgcgcgagtgagtgtgtgcgcatgagtgcgcgagtgagtgagtgagtgagtgtgtgcgcatgagtgagtgagtgagtgagtgagtgtgtgcgcatgagtgagtgagtgagtgagtgagtgagtgcgcatgagtgagtgagtgagtgagtgtgtgcgcatgagtgagtgagtgagtgagtgagtgtgtgcgcatgagtgagtgagtgagtgagtgagtgagtgcgcatgagtgagtgagtgagtgagtgagtgtgtgtgtgtgtatgagtgagtgagtgagtgagtgagtgagtgagtgtgtgcgcgagtgagtgagtgagtgagtgagtgtgtgcgcgagtgagtgagtgagtgagtgagtgtgtgcgcgagtgagtgagtgagtgagtgtgtgcgcgagtgagtgagtgagtgagtgagtgagtgagtgtgtgtgtatgagtgagtgagtgtaccAGGGTAGTTCTTGATGAAGCTCTTGTACAGGTCTCCCAGCTGGTCTCCAGTGATGTGGCGCTTCGGGTCGTCGGGGGACTTGAAGTCCAGATCGTATTTGCCGCTCCTGAAGAACTCTGAGGCGGCGACGTCCATGCCGATGATGATCTTGTCAGGATAGCCCGCCTTCTCAATGGCAGATTTCAGCAGCTCCAGAGCTACAGAcgtaaaattaagattaaaacaaaaacttctcTACCAACAGGCTCAGAAAAATAATTGACTGCTGTTTTATGCATAAATAGACTTCATTTCGTAAATTTTTTCATAAAGCAAAACTTTCTTATCTTTGTTttgcatcttgatttaaggatgtttggaTATTTATGCTAGAAACCATTAggaaaaaatacagaagaaattCATTTTTcacagcagttttattttatgATAAGTAAGATAcgattatactttttatttttacttttattattttttatattgttgttttatttgtcaattgaactagtttttaaaaaaatattttttaaataggtttatatagtttttattcgattttatttcagttttacttattttactacaTGAACTAAATGAAACtgtgaaaatgagaaatgctgccttggcaaAGAGCTGTCTTTTTCAGTCTCAGTTTTAGTTTGATTTAATAaccatgttttgttttgctgCAACATTTAATGTCATGACTTTATGATTTTAAGACCTAGAGTTTTTTACTGCGCTATAGATCTCTTGTCTGTACCCTCGTTGTTCTCGAGGATGTTGGGTGCGAATCCGCCCTCGTCTCCCACGTTGGTGGCGTCTTGGCCGTATTTGGCCTTGATGACGTTCTTGAGGTTGTGGTAGACCTCGGCGCCGATCCTCATGGCCTCGTGGAAGGTCTTGGCTCCGACCGGCAGGATCATGAACTCCTGCATGGCCAGCTTGTTCCCAGCGTGAGAGCCGCCGTTGATGACGTTGAAGGCCTGCGTGAGAGAGACACGAGGTGAGTGAGGCATgagagagaggaggagcaggtgaggaggaggaggCACACGTACAGGAACCGGCAGGATCACGTCTTTGTTCCCGGCGAGGTCAGCGATGTGGCGGTACAGAGGAACACCCTTCTCAGCGGCGCCCGCCTTACACACGGCCAGACTCACACCCAGGATCGCATTCGCACCAAACTGAGCTGTGAGACGGGAAACATGCAGGTGagatccagtgtgtgtgtgtgtgtgtgtgtgtgtgttgtatttaCATTTGTTCTCCGTTCCATCGAGCTCCAGCATGAACTTGTCGATCTTCTCCTGCTCGACGACGCTGAACTTCTGTTCAGAGACACAAGGGCGATGCATGAGTCAAATCCATTCGACTGATGATCAGCTTCATGAGGATTCCAATAGTTTGATTAGAAATGAGTTCTTACACGttacatataaattaaatacTATAGTTTAAACTGTTTATTAGGCTGTAATTATTTAGTAGGCAAGCATTTTAATATTGACTTAATTGTCAATATGACAAAAACATGATGCAGAAAAACCTTTATGATGAACATATGCTACAGCTGAGATCTTGGGTAATTCAGCTagcaattaatatattattattattactacttctactactaataTTATCATAACAATCTgtcttattttagtaaaaaaagaaatcctGAGATATGGAGTAATTTAGCTAgccatttgtatttaataatataacaataatttaaattCTGATTATTAAGGTTACagtataatcatttttattttataataataataataataataatacataatagttattaatcatttatttatttataataattaattaatacataaattGCTTTATGATCTCACCTTCTCAATCAGTTTGGGAGCAATCTCTTTGTTCACATGGTCCACGGCCTTCTGGGtaccttaaacacacacacacacacacacaaaaaagtgtgaaagtgagtgagagagtgagagagagtgtgattgagtgaatgagtgtgtgtgtgtgtgcgtgcgtgtgtgtctgtgtgtgtgtgtgtgtgtctgtgcgtgtgtgtgtgtgtgtgtgtgtgtgtgtgtgtgtgcgtgagtgtgtgtgtgtgtgtgtgtgtctgtgtgtaagtgtgtgtgtctgtgtctgtgtctgtgtgtgtccgtctgtgtgtgtgtctgtgtgtaagtgtgtgtgtctgtgtctgtgtctgtgtgtgtccgtctgtgtgtgagtgtgtgtgtccgtctgtgtgtgtgtgtctgtgtctgtgtgtgtgtgtgtctgtctgtgtgtgtccgtctgtgtgtgtgcgtgtgtgtgtctgtgtctgtgtgtgtccgtctgtgtctgtgtgtgtgtgtgtctgtgtctgtgtgtgcatgtgtctgtgtgtgcatgtgtctgtgtgtgcatgtgtctgtgtgtgcatgtgtctgtgtgtgcgtgtgtgtctgtgtgtgtgtgtgtgtgtctgtccgtctgtgtgtgtgtgtgtgtgtgtccgtctgtgtgtgtgcgtgtgtgtccgtctgtgtgtgtgcgtgtgtgtccgtctgtgtgtgtccgtctgtgtgtgtgtgtgtgtctgtgtgtgtgtctgtgtgtgtgtctgtgtgtgtgtctgtgtgtgtgtctgtgtgtgtgtctgtgcgtctgtgcgtctgtgtgtgtccgtctgtgcgtctgtgtgtgtgcgtctgtgtgtgtgcgcgcgcgtctgtgtgtgtgcgcgtgtctgtgtgtgtgcgcgtgtctgtgtgtgtgcgcgtctgtgtgtgtgtgcgcgtctgtgtgtgtgtgcgcgcgtctgtgtgtgtgtgtgcgcgtctgtgtgtgtgtgcgtctgtgtgtgtgcgcgtctg encodes the following:
- the eno3 gene encoding beta-enolase; this encodes MSISKIHAREILDSRGNPTVEVDLYTTKGRFRAAVPSGASTGVHEALELRDGDKTRYLGKGTQKAVDHVNKEIAPKLIEKKFSVVEQEKIDKFMLELDGTENKSQFGANAILGVSLAVCKAGAAEKGVPLYRHIADLAGNKDVILPVPAFNVINGGSHAGNKLAMQEFMILPVGAKTFHEAMRIGAEVYHNLKNVIKAKYGQDATNVGDEGGFAPNILENNEALELLKSAIEKAGYPDKIIIGMDVAASEFFRSGKYDLDFKSPDDPKRHITGDQLGDLYKSFIKNYPVQSIEDPFDQDDWENWTKFTGSVDIQVVGDDLTVTNPKRIQQACEKKACNCLLLKVNQIGSVTESIQACKLAQSNGWGVMVSHRSGETEDTFIADLVVGLCTGQIKTGAPCRSERLAKYNQLMRIEEELGEKAKFAGKDFRHPKL